Proteins from a genomic interval of Diospyros lotus cultivar Yz01 chromosome 6, ASM1463336v1, whole genome shotgun sequence:
- the LOC127804247 gene encoding protein MIZU-KUSSEI 1-like encodes MSYPTVGTTTIVGGVAAVDCQKQVRSWRLLRSLMELLIPTCNCTFIQEDHETCSHSYDSPRRSWASSATITGTIFGHRRGKFSFCIQANPKSAAPLLLLELTIPTSVLAREMRSGVLRIALECSDNTDQARSLLSMPVWTMYCNGRRAGFAVKRKPSKEDMEVLQLMDSVGVGAGTVSASGIKEVNSEDKIMYLRGKFEIVRGSSDSQSFHLIDPDGNIGQELSIFFIRSN; translated from the coding sequence TGCCAAAAGCAAGTCCGGTCATGGAGACTTCTCCGCTCCCTCATGGAGCTCCTCATCCCAACCTGCAACTGCACCTTCATCCAGGAGGACCACGAAACCTGCAGCCACAGTTACGACTCCCCACGGCGGAGCTGGGCTTCCTCCGCCACCATCACCGGCACCATATTTGGCCACCGCCGCGGCAAATTCAGCTTCTGCATCCAAGCAAACCCCAAGTCCGCCGCCCCTCTCCTCCTCTTGGAACTCACCATTCCCACCTCCGTGCTCGCCAGAGAAATGCGAAGCGGAGTTCTACGAATCGCTCTTGAATGCAGTGATAACACAGATCAAGCTCGCTCGCTCTTGTCCATGCCGGTTTGGACGATGTACTGCAATGGAAGAAGAGCCGGTTTCGCTGTGAAGCGGAAACCTTCGAAGGAAGACATGGAGGTTCTGCAACTCATGGATTCAGTTGGCGTTGGAGCTGGGACTGTAAGTGCTAGTGGGATCAAAGAGGTTAATTCTGAGGACAAAATCATGTATCTTCGAGGCAAGTTTGAGATAGTTCGTGGATCGTCCGATTCCCAATCTTTCCATTTGATCGACCCAGATGGTAATATTGGACAGGAACtcagcattttctttattcgATCGAATTGA